From the Scomber scombrus chromosome 22, fScoSco1.1, whole genome shotgun sequence genome, the window GAGGACACGCTGGTGTCTGATCGTCCAAAGAAAGAGGTGGGTGCTAACAAGTAGCTCGGGGCTCACCTTTCTGAATGCAGTCAAACTATGATGTCAAACTACTATGTATCAACTTTGATGTTGCTTCTCACTGCACTCATCTTTTTGCTGTCTCAGATCTCCCCTCTGCTCACCAGTGAAGTTCACAGTGTTCGGGCAGGGAGGCACCTGGCCACCAAACTAAACATTCTGGTCCAGCAGCACTTTGACTTGGCCTCGACTACCATAACAAACATCCCCATGAAGGTAAGAGTCCTCTATCCTCTCCATCTCACTCTCACTTTAACCcgcatatttttttattttattttttttgctatttaaaaaaattgtcatATGCAGCATGCGTTGCACCACTCCTTCTGGCATTTTACCTGACTGATGGCTTACTTTTCATGGttttattatttccatttttctctcaCAGCCCTGgcacctttttgttttgtttgctctATCTCCATGTGTGAGCCCTTCCTCACCTATAACAACTCACAAAACTTTACagccttctctttttttgtttatctcaTCTGCATGTTGATATGACTGTGAACCTGCTGCTGGTTTCatgctgtattttctgttttgctaGCCCACATTAAATGTTTGCGAACAGGTTAGTACtcttatcacacacacatgcaagtgAGGAAGGGGCAGATGTAGTGTCTACATTTTCagctcaggctttcagtgtcattcatttattttgatgtgACAGTTGGTCTACAGATTTGATGGTGAGGCTGCAGTAAAGGAGAGGCAACTCTGGTCTCTTTTGGACAACCAGGAATGCAGAGATTGGGGTTGGGGATTTTAATTGCATAATTTTTTAGTACATTATCACATACGAGGAATTTGTCTTCAATCAAAAAAATACAAGGTAAGAGAAACCTGTACCTGTACAAAATGAATTGATCAAATATCtgtatttaatcaatattttgtttaaaaaaaaaaaaaaaaaagaaaacacgaTCAAAGTGCTCAGGcaaaatcagctttttcttcACTGTAGATTTTGGCTCTAATGcagaatatacagtaaatgttgcATTCAACTGGTTTTATGTCCAAACATCTGTGACCAGCGTGGCCTCTTCTTATATTCTGTCAGTGTCTGTCAGGTGTGTACACCTTAAAAGCAGCCCAAACTTTCCAAACTGTCCCCCCTTCCCCTTCTTCAGTTCCTACTCACTTCCCCTTTAGTGTCTTGGTGTTGTCCATTGTGCCGTCTTGCTAACTAGTTCTTAAACATTACCATCCCTTAAATGTTTCAACATGATTCCACCCTTAGCTGTTATCATACCACTATTGTAGAAAAAGTTGTGATGAGTTATGATTTCCCAGGCCCCATTTTGGGCTCAACTACAAAATATGTGAAGCTATGTTTTAAGATAAGGAATCCATGATTTATGTCAAACAATTATAGGCTCAGTATTGTGAGAATTTAAGTACATTTGCATTAATCAGTAGTCACTAATGTGAATAGATAAACATTTGATTCACTCACAGAAGTgagcattttcattttagtttgtgCATTATCATTTACCCTCTGGAACATGAAATCAGCAGTGtcgatgtgtgtttgtgcccatgtgtgtatgtgattaaGTGTTTCGAGAGCTCACTTTCATGCTGAcctgtgtttgttattgtctcTGCGGCTGGGCAGGAAGAGCAGCACGCCAACACATCAGCCAATTATGACGTTGAGCTTCTGCATCACAGAGACGCTCACCTGGAGTTCTTTAAAAGTGGTGGGTGATGGGTATTACTTCTtagaagaataaaaatgagttgaattcatttttttcattgattgATGTCACTGGTTAATAAATGGTTGTGTTTGGGTTGTGTAGGAGACTTGCATATGGCGGGCACCAGCACCCGAGAAAATGGACTCAAAGAGACGGTTACACTCAAATGGTGCACTCCACGAACCAACAGCATAGGTGGGTTCAGTCGACTATGGTATTGCGTCCCAACCTAGGCAACAGGGCCCCCTAGGGGTCATGGGATAATTAACTGGATAGGGGGGTAAAAACTTCTCTTGCAACTGTTGACAATGGATCACAAGTAGGTATTGCTTCATTTTTAGGGGTCACATGCCAAAAAAGCCTGGACCCACTGAACTAAAGGAATGAAGAAGTTCTTATATGCGAGTTTAACCATTCAGGGAAAAATGTTTCCTACTTTTCTTATGTTAGTCATTACATTAACTGATGTCATGTTAGATTGTTTTAAGgagattataataaaaagatatTCAGTATTCAGCCTTTTTGGAAAATATCCCTACAAAACTATGAAGAAAGCACGAGGGATGTTTTGTGTAGTATTGGCTTGACTTAgttgtatgtttgtgttattttttgtgCTTCAGAACTGCATTACTGCACAGGAGCCTATCGCATCTCCCCCACAGACGTTAACAGTCGTCCCTCATCATGTTTGACAAACTTTCTCCTTAACGGTAAGCTTGCAAACCCAATGAACCATTTTCAGCTGTCAGATTAAATGAACCTGTAGAGAGaagctttgttttcattgtgtgtgaTATCTTGTTGTTTAGTTAAAATACATCATTTACGAGGTCACCTGTTTTACTTACAAATGAATTTGAGTGACCACCAAAGTTTCTTCTTTGATTGGCATATTGATTGACCAGGTCGATCAGTGCTGCTGGAGCAGCCGAGGAAGtcggggtcaaaggtcatcagCCACATGCTCAGCAGCCATGGAGGCGAGATCTTCCTTCACGTGCTCAACAGCAACCGCTCCACTCTGGAGGACCCGCCCTCCATCAGCGAGGGCTGCGGGGGCCGAGTGACGGACTACCGCATCACCGTACGTTCACCTCGCACCAGCTGTGTGGATATATGCACCAAAATGCTTCTGACAGTAactgatttcttttgttttgtgttctCCAGGACTTCGGGGAGTTTATGAGGGAGAATCGGCTGACTCCTGTTTCAGAGTCGTCCCATGATCCCTCGGGGAAGCTACCATTTGAGAGGGCGAAGGGACAGCTCGAACGGCACACACGTTACTGGCCGATGATCATCTCCCAGACCACCATCTTCAACATGCAGGCCGTAAGCCACATGCAGATTGTTATACTGGATTTTTACTCTATAAAAGACGTTTCCTCTCTTCTCAAAAATATTTCCTGATGACAATATCTTAATTTAAGATTATCTTCCCGTCTGTGTTGTCTTCCTGTTTTCGTCCCCTAGGTGGTTCCTTTGGCTAACCTAATAGTCAAAGAGACTCTGACGGAGGAGGATGTTCTGACCTGTCAGAAAACCGTCTACAACCTGGTAGACATGGAGAGGAAGAATGACCCTCTTCCTATCTCCACCGTGGGATCCAGAGGCAAAGGCCCCAAGAGGTATTTATTCAGATTTaagagttgttgttgttgtgttttttaaattgcttttaagCTTTGCTAATGTTTCTGCTTCGTTGTTCTCACCAGAGATGAACAGTACCGTATAATGTGGAATGAGCTGGAAACATTAGTGAAAACTCACGCTGGAGCCACAGACAGACACCAGCGGGTTCTGGACTGCATCATTGCGTGCCGCAGCAAACCTcctgaggaagaggaaaggaagaagagagggaggaagagagaggacagGGAAGACAAGACGGAGAAAAATGGCAGCAAAGACACAGATGACAAAAGCTGGCAAGATTCAGAGAGGTCAGTACAGTCTGGGTGTCTGTAGTATTTATTAGAAAGATTTGTCTTGGCTAAATTAACTTGCAAAAAGAATCTTCTTTTAatttaggaaaaaaacaacagcaactttTATGTTCTCTTGCActaccctgtcttttttttgacCCGAAGGCTAAAGGGTGTGCCGGATAAAGAAGATCAGGAGTCGGAGGTGATCAAGGATTCCCCGGACTCCCCAGAGCCCCTCAACAAGAAGCCCCGTCTCTCCACTGAG encodes:
- the ints13 gene encoding integrator complex subunit 13, whose translation is MEISKMKIFGVPHKTVFVVDHCPYMAESSRQQVECDVLTKSRAQGVIPLAPVSKSLWTCAVECSMEYCRILYDIYPKDKVVNYIVSDSEFHILNSWRQEEQSTHELMSALAAVGPPNPREDPECCSILHGLVAAVESLCKITELQHERRTALMDTAERVANRGRIICLTNAKSDTHVRMLEDCIQETILEQNKLAAGSDRLMAIQQCELALVHIYPQGEDTLVSDRPKKEISPLLTSEVHSVRAGRHLATKLNILVQQHFDLASTTITNIPMKEEQHANTSANYDVELLHHRDAHLEFFKSGDLHMAGTSTRENGLKETVTLKWCTPRTNSIELHYCTGAYRISPTDVNSRPSSCLTNFLLNGRSVLLEQPRKSGSKVISHMLSSHGGEIFLHVLNSNRSTLEDPPSISEGCGGRVTDYRITDFGEFMRENRLTPVSESSHDPSGKLPFERAKGQLERHTRYWPMIISQTTIFNMQAVVPLANLIVKETLTEEDVLTCQKTVYNLVDMERKNDPLPISTVGSRGKGPKRDEQYRIMWNELETLVKTHAGATDRHQRVLDCIIACRSKPPEEEERKKRGRKREDREDKTEKNGSKDTDDKSWQDSERLKGVPDKEDQESEVIKDSPDSPEPLNKKPRLSTEEVQPPERAKGPVSLLSLWTNRITTANSRKHQEFLGRVSSVNNKFELYQHLKDENGMDVHENGKASR